The sequence TCCAGTTTATACGTGGATTTTTTACGGGAACGTCTTTAATTATCAAAAGGATTGGTATTACAATGGCAAACTGAAGAACTGCCAGCGAAATAACAAGCCTATACGCCAACTCGGTAGTTAGTCCAAAAGTCTCCACGAAGAAGTCTGGGGCAAAACCAGCAATCAAAACTCCCAAAGCGTTTAAAATCGTTCCAAGACCAAAGCTTATAGAGAAAGCGTGATGCCTCTGTTTTTCTCCTACCTCTTCACTCAGTAAAGCGTAAAAGTTGGGCTGTCTTATCCCCATGTTGGCTCCAATGAGGAAGAATCCCAGAGCAAGAACGTAAAAATTGGGGGCCAAAACTTGCAGTATTCTTCCCATTAACCCTAAAAATGCCCCGAGAATTAAAGTTTTTTTATAACCAAGTTTGAGAGAGAGCTGACCGGCAATCAAAAAGAAAATCCCACCAACAAAGGTCTGAATTGAGAAGAAAATTCCCATTTCGTCCATTCCATAACCTAAAGCACTAAGATAGAACGGCATTATGAATGTGGAAAACTGCAGGAACAGCTGGCCGGTTGCATTGGCAGCTATTAGTAGTTTTGCGTCTCTGTTGTAGCTTCCAAGCATGGTTGAATTATATATCATAGCGTTTATAAGCTTATCGAAATGAAACAGAAAAGCTTAAATATGTTCTCGACACGTCCAAAAACAGGTAAAATAAGCAAGAGATATTCTAATCGGTGCTATAATCAGAACATGGTAAAATAAGCAATCTTTAAAAAATTGAAGAAGAGAATCAAGCTTTAGACATAAACTCATCAACAGCCTTCTTCGTGTGTATGTAATCTTTTCCTGCCAATATTATAACTTTAAAGGCTGTGTTGAGCGGATTGTCCAAAATTGCGACCACATAACCTTTGTTCATTATTTCGTTTTTGAGACTCTCTATTGTTGCTGAATCGTAGTTCTGTTCCAAGATTTTCCAAGCTTTGTTGCTGACCCATCCTCCTATTATTATCACATGTTTGTCGGTTGGAAGGTTTGAGAGCTCCTCATCAGTTATTATAAGGGAGTTGACGTCACTTACAACGTTGGCCTTTGTTGTCTCTACTGTGACCTTCTTCTTGACCGTTACAGTCCTTAGAAATCTATAGCCCTCTATTCCTGTTATATCCCCATTATCATCCTTTTCAAACACTGGCGAGATGCTGAGCTCGAATATAGGAAGATCCAAAACGTCTCCCTCTCCTAAGGTTACGACAGGGAAGTCGTTATCAGGGTCAACGTGGGGATACAATGTGAATATGTAGTTCGAGGGATCAATATCCCAGACCCATTGTCCTTTATATACATCCCCATCTTGGTATGTTTTGGTTTTTTCGTAGTATTCATACTCATAAGTTACCTGCTTGGTGCCCCCAATACCTATGAAGAAGTCGGAGGGAGTAAACACAAGAACCTTTTTGGCACCCTCTTTTAACAAAGTCTCAATTCTTCCACTCGGATAAGTGTCGTAAACTTCAAAATCCTCCAACCCTCCCGAATCTACGTACATGATGTAATACTTCCCTCTGTAAAGTGTTTGGGTTTTCTCTATTCCGCTCGGGTAAGTTATTTCCACAAGAGTTTTCTTCTGCTCGGTATCGATGTCATGGAAGTAGAGCTTCCAGCCATTTACAATCACACTGCTTCCAAGAGACTTCGAATCGCTTTTCTCTTCGTAGGAGTATATGTAGAGGATGTCTTTCCCATCTTTAACTGTTGATACGAGTTTTGTGTTTTCTCCACCGAGACTTAATGGTGTCGTGTTCTCATTGAATATTATCTCCACGCTTCTGTCTCCAAATTGAGCTTTCTTTGACGTTGAATTGTATGAGACTCTGGAGAAGTTCACTGCGATGACAATCTTATTTCCTTCTGGGGTCTCTCCAAGGGTCAAGCCCACATCAGGCATGTCGGTTTCACTTAGTTTGTAATATTGATCATTATCTGGAATAATGACACTTCTATACGTTACGGGGACATTGACATAAGTTGAATACACACTCGGCCTTATGCCTTTAAGAACTAAAAACGCGCCAAGCCGTGCCCCTGCAATTGCATCTTCGTTTATGTGAAGAGGTTGATCGTTCACAACCTTAGTAGTGGGAAGCACGATGACAGCGTTTGTTGAGTCTATTGAAAAGCTGTATGCATTTGCAATTCCCCCAATAGAGAAGAAAACCAGCAGTACAACTACAAAGCTTAGAGTTCTCTTCATATTTGTCACCTCTATATTTTTTCGGCTTTGAATTTTATTAAGATTTTTGTTTAAACTATTAAATCCTTCAGAAGATTAATTACAGTCAAGATAGAAATACCAACGAATACTCCCTTGAGGTACTTGGGATCCATTTTAAGGGCAGTCGTAGCACCTAACCACGAACCAGCAATAACAGGGAAAATTAGGAGCATTCCAATGGAATAGTCAACACTTCCGTTTTCTGCATAGTTTATAAAGGCAATAAGGTTGTTAAAGAAAATTATGACTTTTGCCATCGCGTTTGCCCTTAAAAGCTCCAGTCTAAAGAACATCCTCAGAAGGGAGATAACTACAAGCGTTGACGCTATTCCCAAGACTCCTATGTAAATACCAATTGCAAGTCCCACAATGGATTGATGCAGCTTGCCTTTAAGTATTGGTTCTCCTTGGGGCTCTTTCAACGTAAAATACACACCCATTATAAGAAACAGCATTACCACAACGTTAGCGGCTTCTTCAGGCATACTCAGCAAAAAAGAACTTCCAATATATGAACCAATTAGAGAAAAGAGCACCATAGTCAAAACCACCCTCAAATTCAAGATGCCCGCTTTAAGGTAAGTGAGAGAAGAGACAAGAGTCAATGCCGCAATGACCATTTTTAACGTCCCGACAGCAGTTTTTGCGGGAAGATCAAAGAGCGTGAGAATAAAGAAAGTTACCATACTCCCTCCGCTCATCAGAGACCCTATGAAACCTCCAAGTGCAGCTATAAATAAAAGAAGAACTTTTTCCATATTGACTCGCCACAGATATTTTTGGCGCAGAAAAATAAAAAGTTTTATATGAGGTTTCATAACTCAGATAGTGCGATGATGAATGAATCCAATGCTGAAGGGATGATTGACCCCAGAGTGGCTGAGCGTGAAAAAATGGAAAGTGAACTCAAAAAATTAAACGAAAATGTGGCAAGGCTTTCTAAACAGATGGGTGAGATACAGGAAGAGCTGGATAGAAAAAACAAGCCCGATAAACTTGGATGGGATGACGTGGTTCAGGAAATCATCGGTGCAATGACGTTTTCTCTCCCATTCCTCTTTACCGAAGAGATATGGGACATAGCAAAAACGATAGACGTATGGCGAACACTTGCCATCTTCCTAATGACTCTTTTTATGGCCTACCTCTTTATTTCAAAGGCCAAACTTTCAAACATAGAAAAGGAAGAGTGGCATCACATACCTAAAAGACTACTTACTGTCACGGCTGTTTCCTATATGACCTCACCCCTTTTGATCTACCTTTACGGCGTAAGCAGCATCGCCAACTTCTCATTAGGGCAGTATATTAGCGCCACAATCATCGTAAGTACTTTTGCTGTTATCGGAGCTATAGCGGTTGATCTGGTGAAGTAGATGATAATAGTTACCGGAGATAAATACGACGAAATCCTAAAAGAGAAAAACTCTGAAAAAATCTTGTTTCCAGAGTACGGAAAGAACAAAGAAAAGCTGAAAGAATTTGTTAGCAATCTGAATGGCAATGAAATAATAGTAACTGCAAGCTTAGAGCTTATCGACCTCATACTGAACAGATTTCAAGGAGAGGGGCATTTCTTAATTTATTCGAACACAGGGGAAGAACTAACGTTCAAAGAAGCTTATGAGCTAAGAAAATACCTTGATTTCGACCTGAGAGGAGCAGAAATTAACGAAACAGAAAAAGTTAGCGTTCTATTCTGCGAAGGAAAGACTGACTCAAAGTTTTTCAAGGCCAGTTATAAGAAGCTCTTTGGCTTTAAAGAGGCCAGAGAAGTTCCTCCTAACTTGACGTTAATTGAAAGGCTTTTCAAAAGGGACAACTACGAGCTGATAAAAAATGATGGATACATCGCTATAATCCCCAGCGAAGGAAGCGCGGGAGTAATAAGGAATCTTGGAAATTTCTTGAGAGCGATGGAAGTTTTTGAATTTCAGGTTGAAAAGATAGGCGTGGCAATTGATATAGATGAAAGTGAAGAAGCCGTAATGGACTCCATAAAGGGCAAACTCTCATCTTTCAGTTATAACCAAACTGAAGAAGGCTTTAAAGTCGGAAAAGTTACAGTGATTCCCCTTTTAATTGGAACAAAAATAGACCTCGGCCCCTGTGTAGAGTGGCAAAAACCAACTATCGAAGACTTTATGCTGGCAATTCTTAAGGGAGATAGGACATTCAAAAAGCTTGAGAGAGCCATAAACATTCTCTGTATAGACCTAAAACGAAAATTAAAGCCAAAAGAGGTTATTTATTTGGCTATGGCAGCCAAGAAGTTCTGGGGAAACCTTGAAGGCTTTTATGAGATGAGCATAATGAGAACTCCAAAGTGGAAAGTTGAGAAAGTCGTAAAAGAAAGCAAAATATATGAGAAAATGGAGGCTTTACTCCCATCTCGCTAGAAGGTAATCCTTCTCCTTCAAGAACGTCTCTGCTCTCTTCAGGACTAGCTTTTCAGCTTCTTCTGTTGTCATGTCTTTTGTTTTCTCCACGAAGTCTGCAGTTTTTGCAAAGTAGAGCGGCACTAAGGGTTCAGCGTTTTTGAGTATTCCTTTCTTATACGCTACAGCACTATCAAAGAGAACATGGCTCCAAAGGACGTCATCGAAGTCAAATGTCTTCAAGGCTTCTTTGACTTCTTCAAACGTCTCTTCTGAGAGTGCCTTCTCCAAAATCTTTTCATTCTCTTCAAAGAGCTTCCTTGCCTTCTCCTTTAGCAATTCCAAAGTGACCTTGACAGGTTCTGGTTCTCTAACATCCATCTCCCCGAAAACGGGAACAGGTTTTATCTCCCTTACATTCTTCCATTTGTCCTCATACTTGCCCATCAGCATAAAGAGTGTTCCTACAACTTGGTTGAACATAGGTCCCAAGGAAGCCGCCGGATCCTTTGGATTATGGATTTTAACTCCAAGTGCTGTCTGGATTACCTTGAAACCTTCTGCTATTGCGGTGGTTGTTAGGAATATGTCTACTCCGAATCTCGCTACATCGGTTTTCCAAATTTCTTCGTCTCTAAGATAGACATCTATAAGCTCTGCGCTGATCCCAAAGTCTCCTCCTATTGGCTGTCTAACGTTGTAGCCATAGAGAGATGCTGTCATCGGATAAGCAATGTTATTAGTTATCGTCCCATCGTATTTGTGCCTCAGATACAGGGGGACAACGAAGTGATATCCTTCCTCAATTGGCTTGACGAATTTGTAGATCCACTCCGGAGTAATGCTTCTTAGGTCGCTATCAACAAACACTACTACATCTGCACCCTCATCTCTTGCTATCTCTAGGACTTCCTTCATAGCACTGCCCTTTCCTGGTATTGGCCACCTGTAAACTACGCTCCTTACCTCAACTCCTTCGGGAACGGGAGTTTCCATGACGACTTTTCTTGTACCATCAGTGCTTCCACCGTCTGAGTTGATAATTATTCCCCCTCCAAAATACTTCTTTAGTCCCTCTGCAGCTTGTCTAACGACGTATCCGATGGTATCGGCGTTGTTATAGCTTGGAATACACACGATAATTTTCATTGCTCATCACCAAAATACAACCATTCATAGTGGTTTAAAATTAAGAAAACTTATATACCTTTTGGTGTGTAGTAATCATGAGGGATCCCGATGGGGAAGCTAAAAGTTGGAGTAATAGGATGTGGAAATATATTCAACCTTGCCCACAAAAATGCCCTCAAAAACCTAAAGGAAGTAAAAGTCGTCGCTTGCATGGATATAAAAGCAAAAAAGGCAAAAGAGGTCGCAAAAGAGTTCAATGCAAAGGCATATACAGATTTAGATGAATTTTTGGACTTGGATTTAGATGTTGTTGAGATTCTAACACCCACGTACACTCACGCCGAGCTGGCTATAAAGGCCTTGAAAAGCGGTAAACATGTAATTGTGGAAAAACCCATAGCTCTTACGACTGAAGAGGCCCAAAAGATGATAAAAACAGCAGAAAAAGAAGGATTGTGGCTTTTGGTTGGCCATACAAGAAGATTTGACAAGCGGTGGGTGCAGATAAAGGAAGTCATAAAAAAGAGAAATATACTCCCAGTGCAGATAAGGAAAGCAGAAGTCCAAAGACTGCCATTTCCGGAAACTGCGTGGTACTGGAAGCCCAACAAAGGAGGCGGCGTTGCAATAGATTTAGGCGTTCATGTTACGGACTTTCTCAGGTGGTACTTTGAAAGTGAGCCGGTAAAAATCCTTGGAATAGGGAAAGCCATAAGAAAGGAGGCAAAAGTAAATGGAACGTACGACCACTTCTTAATGATGATACAGTTTAAGGGAGGAAAAACCGGCTTGGCAGAGGTAAGCTGGGCGTATTCCTATCCAGCACGTTATGGGGTCTTTTACCACCACTTGGACATTCTGGGGAAGAATGGAAGGATACGATACACCCCCTTAGATACACCAGTGGTTGGAGTAGTAAAGAGCCACTTCGAAATGCCGCGCTTCTCGCCGTTGCTTTCAGCATTCCCAGAAGCATTTGAAACAGAGCTAAGACATTTCTTCAGAGTGATCATGGGCAAAGAAGAACCAAGAATAACCGCAAAAGATGCACTAATAGCACTCCAAATGGCAGAGATGGCAATAGAGTCTGCAAAAAGAGGAGAACCCTTGGAGTTTAAGGGGGTGGTAGAATGATAAATGTTGGAATAATCAGCTATGCCCATCCACATGCGTTAAGATACGGAACCACTTTTGCCTCTAACCCCAAAGCAAAGCTTTACGCAATCTCGGGGGACGGTGCAAACGCCGATGTTGCAAGAGCTGAAGCCCAAAAGCTTAATGCAAAATTCTACAAGAGCTACGAAGATCTTCTCAAAGATAAGAAAATAGATGCAGTTTACATAGCTATTGAAACCTACAGGCACAAAGAAGTCGCCATAAGAGCTGCTGAGGAGGGGAAGCACATACTCCTGGAAAAGCCAATTGCCCTAACCCTTGAAGATGCCGACGAGATTATCAAAGCGGCTAAAAAAGCCGGTGTTAAGCTTATGGTACCATTCAATCCAAGGTTCACTATTCCTCTCAAGAAGGCGAAAGCCATGATAGAAGCTGGGGAGATAGGAGAGCTGGAGTATATATATTCAATCTCAGAGTACGTAAAGCCCCCCATATTCCTTGAGGGCTTAGATACGAGCTGGTTCTTAGACGTTAAAAAAGCGGGCGGCGGAGGATTCATGGATACTGCACCCCATGGAGTGGATTCTTTACTTTGGCTTACAAACAGCGAGCCGAAGAGCGTTTACGCAGATATAGGCTCAAAAATCTATGGGTTCCCTGTAGATGATATAGGTACTGCAGTGCTAGAGTTCAAAAACGGCGTTGTAGCAGTTCTTAATGCTGGATGGGGCAATCCAAAGGGATACGCATATGGGCTGGAAATCAAATATTATATCCTCGGAAAAGAGGGATTCCTTGATATCAGAACTGCATATCCCGACTTTACTGTATATCAAGACAAGGCAGAAAAAATATACTGGGAGAGAGCTGATGTCAACGGCATTGTTGACTCATTCTTGGAGTCAATAATAGAGGATAAAGAGCCTCCGATAACTGGAGAGATTGCCAAAAAGAACCTAGAAATAATTCTAGCTGCTTACGAGTCTTCAAGAACTGGAAAAACTATTAAACTTTGAGTTTCCATTTTTACTCTTTTAAATACAACCACAAGAAGTGGTTTATATCACAAGATTT comes from Thermococcus aggregans and encodes:
- a CDS encoding MFS transporter encodes the protein MLGSYNRDAKLLIAANATGQLFLQFSTFIMPFYLSALGYGMDEMGIFFSIQTFVGGIFFLIAGQLSLKLGYKKTLILGAFLGLMGRILQVLAPNFYVLALGFFLIGANMGIRQPNFYALLSEEVGEKQRHHAFSISFGLGTILNALGVLIAGFAPDFFVETFGLTTELAYRLVISLAVLQFAIVIPILLIIKDVPVKNPRINWRKELVVKILKFSLPSVIIGLGAGITIPYMSLYFNLRFGQTLAVISGVYFAQQLVMGLGSFILPKLVDKIGPVKTISLFQLTAAFLFGIFPSVELFLLAALVYIIRSILMNIVWPINDAFMMGFFTTEEKATAAGIRRAFSTFMRGLGNYIGGVLFSLSLSYPFYVTATLYVTATLIFYFFFAKYNEV
- a CDS encoding S-layer protein, producing MKRTLSFVVVLLVFFSIGGIANAYSFSIDSTNAVIVLPTTKVVNDQPLHINEDAIAGARLGAFLVLKGIRPSVYSTYVNVPVTYRSVIIPDNDQYYKLSETDMPDVGLTLGETPEGNKIVIAVNFSRVSYNSTSKKAQFGDRSVEIIFNENTTPLSLGGENTKLVSTVKDGKDILYIYSYEEKSDSKSLGSSVIVNGWKLYFHDIDTEQKKTLVEITYPSGIEKTQTLYRGKYYIMYVDSGGLEDFEVYDTYPSGRIETLLKEGAKKVLVFTPSDFFIGIGGTKQVTYEYEYYEKTKTYQDGDVYKGQWVWDIDPSNYIFTLYPHVDPDNDFPVVTLGEGDVLDLPIFELSISPVFEKDDNGDITGIEGYRFLRTVTVKKKVTVETTKANVVSDVNSLIITDEELSNLPTDKHVIIIGGWVSNKAWKILEQNYDSATIESLKNEIMNKGYVVAILDNPLNTAFKVIILAGKDYIHTKKAVDEFMSKA
- a CDS encoding sulfite exporter TauE/SafE family protein, coding for MEKVLLLFIAALGGFIGSLMSGGSMVTFFILTLFDLPAKTAVGTLKMVIAALTLVSSLTYLKAGILNLRVVLTMVLFSLIGSYIGSSFLLSMPEEAANVVVMLFLIMGVYFTLKEPQGEPILKGKLHQSIVGLAIGIYIGVLGIASTLVVISLLRMFFRLELLRANAMAKVIIFFNNLIAFINYAENGSVDYSIGMLLIFPVIAGSWLGATTALKMDPKYLKGVFVGISILTVINLLKDLIV
- a CDS encoding DUF2391 family protein produces the protein MMNESNAEGMIDPRVAEREKMESELKKLNENVARLSKQMGEIQEELDRKNKPDKLGWDDVVQEIIGAMTFSLPFLFTEEIWDIAKTIDVWRTLAIFLMTLFMAYLFISKAKLSNIEKEEWHHIPKRLLTVTAVSYMTSPLLIYLYGVSSIANFSLGQYISATIIVSTFAVIGAIAVDLVK
- a CDS encoding DUF3226 domain-containing protein, producing the protein MIIVTGDKYDEILKEKNSEKILFPEYGKNKEKLKEFVSNLNGNEIIVTASLELIDLILNRFQGEGHFLIYSNTGEELTFKEAYELRKYLDFDLRGAEINETEKVSVLFCEGKTDSKFFKASYKKLFGFKEAREVPPNLTLIERLFKRDNYELIKNDGYIAIIPSEGSAGVIRNLGNFLRAMEVFEFQVEKIGVAIDIDESEEAVMDSIKGKLSSFSYNQTEEGFKVGKVTVIPLLIGTKIDLGPCVEWQKPTIEDFMLAILKGDRTFKKLERAINILCIDLKRKLKPKEVIYLAMAAKKFWGNLEGFYEMSIMRTPKWKVEKVVKESKIYEKMEALLPSR
- a CDS encoding glycosyltransferase is translated as MKIIVCIPSYNNADTIGYVVRQAAEGLKKYFGGGIIINSDGGSTDGTRKVVMETPVPEGVEVRSVVYRWPIPGKGSAMKEVLEIARDEGADVVVFVDSDLRSITPEWIYKFVKPIEEGYHFVVPLYLRHKYDGTITNNIAYPMTASLYGYNVRQPIGGDFGISAELIDVYLRDEEIWKTDVARFGVDIFLTTTAIAEGFKVIQTALGVKIHNPKDPAASLGPMFNQVVGTLFMLMGKYEDKWKNVREIKPVPVFGEMDVREPEPVKVTLELLKEKARKLFEENEKILEKALSEETFEEVKEALKTFDFDDVLWSHVLFDSAVAYKKGILKNAEPLVPLYFAKTADFVEKTKDMTTEEAEKLVLKRAETFLKEKDYLLARWE
- a CDS encoding Gfo/Idh/MocA family protein, whose protein sequence is MGKLKVGVIGCGNIFNLAHKNALKNLKEVKVVACMDIKAKKAKEVAKEFNAKAYTDLDEFLDLDLDVVEILTPTYTHAELAIKALKSGKHVIVEKPIALTTEEAQKMIKTAEKEGLWLLVGHTRRFDKRWVQIKEVIKKRNILPVQIRKAEVQRLPFPETAWYWKPNKGGGVAIDLGVHVTDFLRWYFESEPVKILGIGKAIRKEAKVNGTYDHFLMMIQFKGGKTGLAEVSWAYSYPARYGVFYHHLDILGKNGRIRYTPLDTPVVGVVKSHFEMPRFSPLLSAFPEAFETELRHFFRVIMGKEEPRITAKDALIALQMAEMAIESAKRGEPLEFKGVVE
- a CDS encoding Gfo/Idh/MocA family protein, encoding MINVGIISYAHPHALRYGTTFASNPKAKLYAISGDGANADVARAEAQKLNAKFYKSYEDLLKDKKIDAVYIAIETYRHKEVAIRAAEEGKHILLEKPIALTLEDADEIIKAAKKAGVKLMVPFNPRFTIPLKKAKAMIEAGEIGELEYIYSISEYVKPPIFLEGLDTSWFLDVKKAGGGGFMDTAPHGVDSLLWLTNSEPKSVYADIGSKIYGFPVDDIGTAVLEFKNGVVAVLNAGWGNPKGYAYGLEIKYYILGKEGFLDIRTAYPDFTVYQDKAEKIYWERADVNGIVDSFLESIIEDKEPPITGEIAKKNLEIILAAYESSRTGKTIKL